One Deinococcus multiflagellatus DNA segment encodes these proteins:
- a CDS encoding prepilin peptidase, which produces MSPDLLLVVFAGLLGLLVGSFSNVLIWRLPRGENIAFPPSHCPHCDHRLGVVDLVPLFSWLALKGKCRYCGAPIKARYPVVELLTGLGYATIAALFPPLTVGWGALGLMVLLTLLLVGSAIDLDTYTIPDELTLPGVALGLVFGALNGWWGTPALPDFAGAVQGALLGAGLLVAINQFGSWVLRRFRERQFPEFPLGYQQISLALLAGAWLGPWWGAGVGLLSAAVNFAARRVVRVPELLTLGGLLVSITLGSAGFGPGMILMVQGALAAAGAVSLVCGVYWWLHWRRHREDDTPEADAQSDASAMGFGDVKLAAVIGAFLGWERLLVAVVVAVFAGALFGLVQMAAKRENRVKFGPYLALGAVVALIWGGRLVAEYRGLLGL; this is translated from the coding sequence ATGAGCCCTGATCTTCTTCTCGTGGTGTTCGCCGGTCTGCTGGGCCTGCTGGTGGGCTCGTTTTCCAACGTGCTGATCTGGCGGCTGCCGCGCGGCGAGAACATTGCCTTTCCGCCCAGCCACTGCCCGCACTGCGACCACCGCCTGGGCGTGGTCGATCTGGTGCCGCTGTTTTCCTGGCTGGCCTTGAAAGGCAAGTGCCGTTACTGCGGGGCACCCATCAAAGCGCGCTATCCGGTGGTGGAACTGCTGACTGGCCTGGGCTACGCCACGATTGCCGCGCTGTTTCCGCCCCTCACGGTGGGCTGGGGCGCGCTGGGGCTGATGGTGCTGCTGACGCTACTGCTGGTGGGCAGCGCCATTGACCTGGACACCTACACCATTCCCGATGAGCTGACGCTGCCCGGCGTGGCGCTGGGGCTGGTGTTTGGCGCACTGAACGGGTGGTGGGGGACCCCCGCCCTACCAGACTTTGCCGGGGCCGTGCAGGGTGCGCTGCTGGGCGCCGGGCTGCTGGTGGCGATCAACCAGTTCGGGTCGTGGGTGCTGCGACGCTTTCGCGAGCGGCAGTTTCCCGAGTTTCCGCTGGGCTACCAGCAGATCAGCCTCGCGCTGCTGGCAGGTGCGTGGCTGGGGCCGTGGTGGGGCGCGGGCGTGGGCCTGCTCTCGGCAGCCGTCAACTTCGCGGCCCGGCGGGTGGTGCGCGTGCCCGAACTGCTCACCCTGGGGGGCCTGCTGGTCAGCATCACCCTGGGCAGCGCGGGCTTTGGCCCCGGCATGATCCTGATGGTGCAGGGCGCCCTGGCCGCCGCCGGCGCCGTGTCGCTGGTGTGCGGCGTGTACTGGTGGCTCCACTGGCGCCGCCACCGCGAGGACGACACCCCCGAAGCCGACGCCCAGAGCGATGCCAGTGCGATGGGCTTTGGCGACGTGAAACTGGCCGCCGTGATCGGCGCGTTCCTGGGCTGGGAGCGCCTACTGGTGGCCGTGGTGGTGGCGGTGTTCGCGGGCGCCCTGTTCGGCCTCGTGCAGATGGCCGCCAAGCGCGAGAACCGCGTGAAATTCGGCCCCTACCTCGCCCTGGGCGCCGTGGTGGCCCTGATCTGGGGCGGCCGACTGGTGGCGGAGTACCGGGGGCTGCTGGGACTGTAG
- a CDS encoding aldehyde dehydrogenase family protein, protein MTQSAPPATPPLHALFERQRAHRWTAAQTTAAQRQAVLRRLHDAIKRRRVALADALRADLGKSRAEAEITELHPVLEEIAHAIRRLPRWMATRRVDTPAVLLGARSEIQPQARGVTLVLSPWNYPVNLALAPLVASLAAGNTVILKPSEKAPHVAQALADLLAEVFEPQLVATVQGDADVARTLTGLPFDHIFFTGSTAVGRHVMRAAAENLTSVTLELGGKSPALIDASADLRLSAERLAWGKLLNAGQTCVAPDYVLVPEAQRDALLLALDEVIARRYGDRAWLRAGPDYGRMVDAASVERLERLTRQSVAAGARVVRGGEFSPAERFIAPTIVADVTPEMPLMQEELFGPVLPVLTYRTLDEALGLIRRLDTPLALYLFTGDDAVTRRVQQDTTSGGMVVNGTVVHLTNPHLPFGGVGPSGMGAYHGEHGFLAFSHQRAVLTEPTRSPVRFLYPPYGRPGPRFVAWALRLLERQSGPRE, encoded by the coding sequence ATGACGCAGTCTGCTCCGCCGGCCACCCCCCCTCTGCACGCCCTGTTCGAGCGGCAGCGCGCCCACCGCTGGACCGCCGCCCAGACCACGGCCGCCCAGCGTCAGGCGGTGCTGCGGCGCCTGCACGACGCGATTAAACGCCGCCGCGTGGCCCTGGCCGACGCCCTGCGCGCCGACCTGGGCAAAAGCCGCGCCGAGGCCGAAATCACCGAGCTGCACCCCGTGCTGGAAGAGATCGCGCACGCCATTCGCCGCCTGCCGCGCTGGATGGCCACGCGGCGGGTGGACACCCCGGCGGTGCTGCTGGGCGCCCGAAGCGAGATTCAGCCCCAGGCGCGCGGCGTGACCCTGGTCCTGAGCCCCTGGAATTACCCCGTGAATCTGGCCCTGGCCCCACTGGTGGCCAGTCTCGCGGCGGGCAATACCGTGATCCTGAAACCCAGCGAAAAAGCCCCGCATGTGGCCCAGGCACTGGCCGACCTGCTGGCCGAGGTGTTCGAACCGCAACTGGTGGCCACCGTGCAGGGCGACGCGGACGTGGCCCGCACCCTGACCGGGCTGCCCTTTGACCACATCTTCTTTACTGGCAGCACCGCTGTGGGCCGCCACGTGATGCGCGCGGCGGCTGAGAACCTCACCAGCGTGACCCTGGAACTGGGCGGCAAGAGCCCGGCCCTGATTGACGCCAGCGCGGACCTGCGCCTGAGCGCCGAGCGGCTGGCCTGGGGCAAGCTGCTAAATGCCGGGCAGACCTGCGTGGCCCCGGATTACGTGCTGGTGCCCGAAGCGCAACGGGACGCCCTGCTGCTGGCCCTGGACGAGGTGATTGCCCGGCGCTACGGAGACCGCGCGTGGCTGCGCGCCGGGCCGGATTACGGCCGCATGGTGGACGCCGCCAGTGTGGAGCGCCTGGAGCGCCTGACCCGCCAGAGCGTGGCGGCCGGCGCGCGGGTGGTGCGTGGCGGCGAATTCAGCCCCGCCGAGCGCTTTATTGCCCCCACCATCGTGGCCGACGTGACCCCCGAGATGCCACTGATGCAGGAGGAGCTGTTCGGCCCGGTGCTGCCCGTGCTGACCTACCGCACGCTGGATGAGGCCCTGGGGCTGATTCGCCGTCTGGATACGCCGCTGGCCCTGTACCTCTTCACGGGCGACGACGCCGTGACGCGCCGGGTGCAGCAGGACACGACCAGCGGCGGCATGGTGGTCAACGGCACCGTGGTGCACCTCACCAACCCACACCTGCCTTTCGGCGGCGTGGGCCCCAGCGGCATGGGCGCCTACCACGGCGAGCACGGCTTTCTGGCTTTCAGCCACCAGCGCGCGGTCCTGACCGAGCCCACGCGCAGCCCTGTGCGCTTTCTGTACCCTCCCTATGGCCGCCCGGGGCCACGCTTCGTGGCCTGGGCCCTGCGCCTGCTGGAACGCCAGAGCGGCCCGCGCGAGTAG
- the mobA gene encoding molybdenum cofactor guanylyltransferase gives MDGIRMTGAVTAGGRSSRFGSDKALAQVDGHTLLERVCASLRGCSTRLIVAPPERYGVPGWAVVPDTRPGQGPLAGLEAALGAAPPGWVAFAGVDLPDLTAAYWQALCAARTPDALSVQALDPEGRPQPLAALYHTALKPRITALLNSGERRLRLAALPEHTVLVPGLPPLRNVNTPTDLQQ, from the coding sequence ATGGACGGAATCCGTATGACCGGCGCGGTCACCGCTGGGGGCCGCTCCAGCCGCTTCGGTTCGGATAAGGCGCTGGCCCAGGTGGACGGGCACACCCTGCTGGAGCGGGTGTGCGCCAGCCTGCGCGGCTGCTCCACCCGCCTGATCGTGGCCCCACCGGAGCGCTACGGGGTGCCGGGCTGGGCGGTGGTCCCCGACACCCGCCCTGGCCAGGGCCCGCTGGCCGGTCTGGAAGCCGCGCTGGGAGCTGCCCCGCCCGGCTGGGTCGCCTTTGCCGGCGTGGACCTGCCCGATCTGACGGCGGCGTACTGGCAGGCCCTGTGCGCGGCCCGCACCCCGGATGCCCTCAGTGTGCAGGCCCTGGACCCAGAAGGACGCCCGCAACCCCTGGCGGCGCTGTACCACACGGCCCTGAAGCCCCGGATTACCGCACTGCTGAACAGCGGCGAACGGCGCTTACGGCTGGCGGCTCTGCCGGAACACACGGTCCTGGTGCCGGGCCTGCCCCCCCTGCGGAACGTCAACACCCCGACCGATCTGCAGCAATAA